The Bombus terrestris chromosome 9, iyBomTerr1.2, whole genome shotgun sequence genome contains a region encoding:
- the LOC100651885 gene encoding mediator of RNA polymerase II transcription subunit 12 isoform X1 — translation MMGILYEKRPLKRPKLGPPDVYPQEPKQKEDELTSTNVKLGFATMPQMSEEFGTARHCNVTAAKVGAYFNAILAKKEELSTMPDTARKRQQINPKDNFWPVTARTKNGIEAWFKDLSGCKPLIALAKKAPNFNKKEEIFMMLCEYQVPMLRAAWFIKLSSAYTVAVSEAKIKKRQLPDPTTEWTGTLIKFLKDQLSKLQEYYYINNNTTNSTSSNGIANNSCSGNNSANNNNNNNNANNVSNNANNNNGVVNNQPATPNSSNQVATGNTMNEEHKLALKQWHYCIQLAKYMFEEGLLDRQELLQWILELLDKIKSSPSENGILKLLLPLALQYLEEFVQSELLARRLAYLCCRKLAYMCSNVETNGNPQSPSVNKSDVNSGKDTAIANQVQNPLTAAFNDYLSCPHHRDVIYSLSTIIQVITLECPTALVWNSVGEGKAPSVLNGSPLDYLSCPPTALPCPPVSATNPTIKQLKIAQKNIRARSQAAEGKWSCDKWQQSSAGITTTKVLAALDALDRHSFDRMDSTNSLDTLYAKIFTSPPKDNTNERDTKTEYNPQQDSAVVEILCEWAVSAERWGEHRAMAVAKLLEKRQSEVTGETNDNDDKDSICSNGNPPVLPIFQSLLMKFLDMDAPVLDNTTTQSKVQFTNLVHLFSELIRHDVFSHDAYMCTLISRGDLIQGRISFLQIFPSSITVDTYFTILFHLGPVASKPGTPSNREQIDEDSLFTGIDLKPTKLEVPDHGRTMDYDDSKIDDDLDKLLQHIKEDQQNSMDAPDSPKEDALAGHGTQEGLDSKIPSSHSRHLLYTTHFPLPQDETCSQHDCNQRHVLLYGVGRVRDDARHIVKKMTKEVCKLFGKKFSIDVAEGGKVKKHSRSEFNFEAITLKFQNLSYFDQHVVTWQCATQVIEMLNTFALAGSSYLPVQEHVAFLFDLMELALNIYGLIDVCIQILKELPEVETQLGIRNSQLVRSYTTSLSLYVVGVLRRYHCCLLLSPEQTTAVFDLLCKVVKHVSNPSDCSSAERCVLAHLYDLYSSCSLLKTKPHGVEAFSNAYPKIRTALYSTLQPTTSSHVYNSQFMVDVFTSPRRGGKIEPQWARQLNETPANRYSFVCNAIVAVCSETDNDKLNDIAITCAELTACCNALNAEWLGVLMALCCSSNSSAFYIDVLNQVDVQDLSIHNSLAVFTSILIARHCFSLEDFVVHIALPSLVKACNEGRGDADMEAEAGARLTCHLLLRLFKTVECPQPALYSVSTSPHPLPNGNSRGYSIKLSCDRHLLAAAHNNIRVGPVLAVLKAILVVADATAGKQPPKKPDVPINHSNKGGGPASVGVGVGVTTGGPSELSISHILGTSDILGGGDDLGLDLAISSSSSSAGMTTENVKGLSDFAQHVLRQICSQEWVLERCLQNPEELCHPDMLLDNMLTPRQAQRLLHMICYPETSTDAFIDQKTHITNILENLEQWSLRMSWLDLQLMYKQFPPGSSDLSQWLDTVAKAAIDVFQLNTMSSKPDKRSGSIWLVAPLVSKLPSAVQGRVLKVAGQVLESGNWSKTATGRERSRSKSPSLFNHQPFLSLVLTCLKGQDDQREGLLMSLHSQLSQFLNISKEEKNFVTEDPKTREVLQDALQLRFSLVGGVFDTIQRNTTATTDWAILLVQLVSYGVIDLNNNSGLFTTVIDMLATLIHSTLVSDSQSEKDENKKHYQNLMKKLKKELGDRNSPSIRYVRQLLPLPKLTMEVITCEPVGCLTDTKGNKIAGFDSIDKKQGLQVCDSQRVSAWEVLEGHKNPAPISWAWFRAVRLERKPLTYQNAHKLLRYHTHSQIRPPSHYLEPPPLPPEDLEPDKKESEPGKADTPMSIDSPGRVTGSVGNSGVSNAITNGKGKAMKTRKHRKNRGAATPTTPVSQQIQQPPNQLQQMSFGNQQVPVSQQPGMFTGQPPQHQQPWYTNQQPHAPAQPYAYGQQLPPTPVGPRYDRPGMNNQSKQALSHMLRLRLPSNQLISSQQQANAAPVAGPGAFQGMQRQQFIRQQLRAQHGAPNINPQQGMFASQQQQQQPQQQGIYTGMQQGMNQNYAGYGGQQMMPQQQQQQQQQQQAPQQAQQQQQLLQQQQQQQGLMNQQQNMMFSNQQQMMGPQRAQEYIPQQRMQPGATRPPYLQAPNVTMNTMGPMGGGVQSQPAPPYRQASGKPGTVGVTGVGTTNVGLQQNQQFQQQQAINQQRMRQQMLAMQQQQQQAQQQQQAQQQQQQQGNAGGQQPTPQLVTHLQRHLSQPPQHYQHQPPPY, via the exons ATGATGGGAATATTGTATGAGAAAAGGCCACTAAAACGGCCTAAATTAGGGCCGCCGGATGTCTATCCTCAAGAACCTAAACAGAAAGAAGATGAACTTACGTCCACAAATGTCAAACTGGGCTTCGCCACAATGCCCCAGATGTCAGAGGAATTTGGGACAGCGAGACATTGTAATGTCACTGCTGCTAAAGTTGGAGCATATTTCAATGCAATTTTGGCTAAGAAAGAAGAGCTCTCTACAATGCCAGATACTGCAAGGAAACGACAACAAATCAATCCAAAAGATAACTTTTGGCCAGTAACTGCTAGAACAAAAAATGGCATTGAGGCCTGGTTCAAAGATTTGTCTGGGTGTAAACCACTGATAGCTCTTGCTAAGAAAGCTCCTAACTTcaataagaaagaagaaatattcatGATGCTTTGTGAGTATCAAGTACCAATGCTTAGAGCAGCTTGGTTCATTAAACTTAGCTCTGCTTATACAGTAGCAGTTTCAGAAgccaaaataaaaaagagacaGTTGCCTGACCCAACTACAG AATGGACAGGAACACTTATTAAATTCTTGAAGGATCAGCTTTCAAAACTAcaggaatattattatataaataataatacaacaaATAGTACTAGTAGTAATGGTATTGCAAATAATTCTTGCAGTGGGAACAACAGTgcgaataacaataataataacaacaatgcCAATAATGTCAGTAAtaatgctaataataataatggagTAGTGAATAATCAGCCAGCTACACCAAACTCAAGTAACCAAGTAGCAACTGGAAATACTATGAACGAGGAACATAAATTAGCATTAAAACAATGGCATTATTGTATACAATTGGCAAAGTATATGTTTGAAGAAGGTTTATTAGATAGGCAAGAATTACTGCAATGGATTTTAGAATTAttagataaaattaaatcttCTCCTTCAGAAAATGGTATTTTGAAACTTCTGTTGCCACTAGCATTGCAGTATTTAGAGGAATTCGTGCAATCTGAATTATTAGCCAGACGTTTGGCATATTTGTGTTGCCGCAAATTGGCATATATGTGTAGTAATGTAGAAACCAATGGCAATCCACAAAGTCCGTCCGTAAATAAAAGTGATGTTAACAGTGGGAAAGACACTGCCATTGCTAATCAAGTTCAAAATCCATTAACTGCTGCCTTTAATGACTATTTGTCTTGTCCACATCACAGGGATGTGATTTATAGTTTGTCAACAATAATACAA GTTATAACACTAGAATGTCCTACTGCATTAGTGTGGAATAGCGTTGGCGAAGGAAAAGCTCCATCTGTATTAAATGGTTCTCCTTTAGATTATTTATCATGTCCCCCTACAGCTTTACCATGTCCACCTGTGAGTGCAACTAATCCTACAATAAAACAATTGAAAATTGCTCAAAAAAATATTCGAGCAAGATCTCAAGCTGCTGAAGGAAAGTGGTCATGTGATAAGTGGCAGCAAAGCAGTGCTGGAATAACAACAACTAAAGTACTGGCAGCCTTAGATGCTTTAGATCGGCATAGTTTTGATAGAATGGATTCTACTAATTCGTTAGATACTTTGTATGCTAAAATATTTACATCACCTCCAAAAGATAATACCAATGAACGAGATACAAAAACGGAATATAATCCGCAACAAGATTCTGCTGTAGTTGAAATTCTATGCGAATGGGCAGTGAGCGCCGAAAGGTGGGGAGAGCATAGAGCAATGGCAGTTGCAAAGCTGCTGGAGAAACGGCAGAGTGAAGTTACTGGAGAAACAAACGATAACGATGATAAAGACAGCATATGTAGTAATGGAAATCCACCCGTGCTTCCAATTTTTCAATCATTACTTATGAAATTCTTGGACATGGATGCCCCGGTACTAGATAATACAACAACTCAGTCAAAAGTTCAGTTCACGAATTTGGTTCACTTATTTTCAGAATTAATTAGACATGATGTATTTTCACACGACGCATACATGTGTACACTCATCTCAAGAGGAGATCTCATACAAGGTAGGATAagctttttacaaatttttccatCATCTATTACTGTAGATACATATTTTACTATCTTATTTCATTTAGGCCCTGTGGCTAGCAAACCTGGAACTCCGAGTAATCGAGAACAAATCGACGAAGACAGCTTGTTTACTGGGATAGATTTAAAACCAACAAAATTAGAGGTACCAGATCACGGACGAACGATGGATTATGATGACAGTAAAATTGACGATGATTTGGATAAATTATTACAACACATCAAAGAGGATCAACAAAATAGCATGGATGCACCTGATAGTCCTAAAGAAGATGCATTAGCTGGGCATGgaactcaagaaggattggATTCAAAAATACCATCGAGTCACAGTAGACatttattgtatacaacgcATTTCCCATTACCAcag GATGAAACATGCAGTCAACATGACTGTAATCAACGACATGTATTATTGTATGGAGTAGGTCGCGTTAGAGACGACGCTAGACATATTGTTAAAAAAATGACGAAAGAAGTATGTAAATTATTCGGAAAAAAATTTAGTATTGACGTTGCAGAAGGTGGTAAAGTAAAGAAACATTCCCGAAGTGAATTCAACTTTGAAGCGATTACGCTGAAGTTTCAGAATCTCAGCTATTTTGATCAACACGTAGTGACGTGGCAATGCGCGACACAAGTTATAGAAATGTTGAATACATTTGCATTGGCTGGTTCGTCTTATTTGCCAGTCCAAGAACATGTAGCATTTCTATTTGATTTAATGGAATTAGCGTTAAATATATATGGCCTGATAGATGTTTGCATTCAAATACTAAAGGAATTACCAGAAGTTGAAACACAGTTGGGAATTAGAAACAGTCAGCTTGTTAGAAGCTATACTACAAGTTTAAGTTTATATGTTGTAGGAGTATTAAGAAGATATCATTGTTGTTTGTTAT TATCTCCGGAACAAACAACAGCGGTATTCGATTTACTTTGTAAAGTTGTAAAGCATGTATCCAATCCTAGTGATTGTAGTTCTGCTGAACGATGTGTATTAGCGCATCTTTACGATTTATACTCGTCTTGTTCATTGCTGAAAACGAAACCACATGGAGTTGAAGCATTTAGCAATGCTTATCCTAAAATCCGAACGGCTCTCTACAGCACGTTACAACCAACAACGTCGAGTCATGTGTATAATTCACAATTTATGGTAGATGTTTTTACTAGTCCAAGACGCGGTGGAAAAATCGAACCTCAATGGGCTAGACAGTTAAACGAGACACCGGCGAATCGTTACAGTTTTGTTTGCAACGCAATAGTTGCAGTTTGCAGTGAGACGGATAATGATAAATTAAATGACATTGCGATAACATGCGCGGAATTAACAGCTTGTTGTAATGCACTTAACGCTGAATGGCTCGGAGTCCTTATGGCACTTTGTTGTTCTTCAAATAGCTCCGCCTTTTATATTGACGTGTTAAATCAGGTTGATGTACAAGACCTAAGTATACATAACTCTTTGGCTGTATTCACGTCAATTTTAAttg caAGACACTGCTTCTCATTGGAGGATTTTGTCGTGCATATAGCATTACCATCCTTAGTTAAAGCTTGTAATGAAGGTCGCGGAGACGCAGATATGGAAGCTGAAGCTGGAGCACGTTTAACCTGCCATTTACTTCTACGGCTTTTCAAGACTGTCGAATGTCCTCAACCGGCGCTTTATTCCGTGAGCACAAGCCCTCACCCTCTACCGAATGGAAATTCCAGGGGTTACAGTATAAAATTAAGTTGTGATAGACACTTACTGGCAGCTGCTCACAATAACATTAGGGTCGGTCCGGTTTTAGCTGTACTGAAAGCTATCTTAGTTGTCGCCGATGCAACTGCTGGTAAACAACCTCCAAAGAAACCAGATGTGCCGATAAATCATTCGAATAAAGGAGGAGGACCAGCTAGTGTTGGTGTTGGTGTTGGGGTAACTACAGGTGGACCAAGCGAATTGTCTATCAGTCATATCCTAGGTACCAGTGATATTCTAGGAGGTGGCGATGACTTGGGACTTGATCTAGCAATATCTTCATCTAGCAGCAGCGCTGGAATGACTACGGAAAATGTGAAAGGATTGTCAGACTTTGCGCAACATGTCCTCAGACAAATCTGCAGCCAAGAGTGGGTTTTAGAAAGATGTTTACAAAACCCAGAAGAACTTTGTCATCCCGATATGTTACTCGATAACATGCTGACACCGCGTCAAGCTCAACGGTTACTTCATATGATCTGCTATCCGGAGACTTCTACAGACGCATTTATTGACCAAAAGACTCACATAACAAACATTTTGGAAAATCTGGAGCAATGGAGTTTAAGAATGTCGTGGCTTGATCTGCAACTCATGTACAAACAATTTCCTCCAGGATCGAGCGATCTTTCACagtggttggacaccgttgccaAAGCTGCAATCGATGTGTTTCAATTGAATACTATGTCAAGTAAGCCAGATAAACGGTCTGGTTCGATATGGTTAGTTGCACCGCTTGTTTCAAAATTACCAAGCGCAGTGCAAGGTCGAGTCTTAAAAGTAGCGGGCCAGGTTTTAGAATCCGGTAATTGGTCAAAAACAGCGACAGGTCGCGAGAGAAGTAGATCGAAATCGCCATCTTTGTTTAATCATCAACCGTTTCTCTCGTTAGTACTCACTTGCCTCAAAGGTCAGGACGATCAAAGAGAGGGCCTTCTGATGTCTCTGCATTCGCAGCTATCGCAGTTCTTGAACATTAGCAAAGAGGAGAAAAATTTTGTTACCGAAGATCCTAAAACGAGAGAGGTGTTGCAAGATGCATTGCAATTGAGATTTAGTCTCGTCGGTGGAGTCTTTGACACTATACAAAGAAATACGACTGCTACCACAGACTGGGCTATTTTATTGGTTCAGCTGGTTAGCTATGGTgttatagatttaaataataattctggATTGTTTACTACTGTCATAGATATGTTAGCAACCCTAATACATTCTACTCTAGTTTCCGATTCGCAATCTGAGaaggatgaaaataaaaaacattatcaaaatttaatgaaaaagttGAAAAAGGAACTCGGCGATAGAAATTCTCCCAGTATTCGATATGTCAGACAATTGTTACCACTGCCAAAATTAACGATGGAAGTAATTACATGTGAGCCAGTTGGATGTTTGACAGAcacaaaaggaaataaaatagctgGTTTTGATAGTATTGATAAAAAACAA GGTTTACAAGTATGTGATTCCCAAAGGGTATCTGCATGGGAAGTATTAGAAGGTCATAAAAATCCAGCACCAATTTCCTGGGCCTGGTTTAGAGCAGTTCGATTGGAACGTAAGCCTCTTACGTACCAAAATGCTCATAAGCTTTTACGATATCATACACATAGTCAAATTAGACCTCCTAGCCATTACTTGGAGCCACCACCATTACCTCCGGAAGATTTAGAACCAGATAAAAAGGAATCAGAACCTGGCAAAGCTGATACACCAATGAGTATCGATTCTCCTGGAAGAGTAACAGGTAGTGTTGGCAATAGTGGAGTTAGTAATGCTATTACCAATGGCAAAGGGAAAGCTATGAAGACACGAAAGCATAGAAAGAATAGAGGAGCTGCTACACCTACTACACCTGTTTCACAACAAATTCAG CAGCCACCAAATCAACTACAACAAATGTCATTTGGAAATCAGCAAGTACCCGTTAGTCAACAACCTGGGATGTTTACTGGTCAACCGCCGCAACATCAACAACCTTGGTACACCAATCAACAACCTCATGCACCAGCTCAGCCATATGCATATGGACAACAATTACCACCAACTCCAGTTGGACCAAGATACGACAGACCAGGCATGAACAATCAATCAAAACAGGCGCTTTCTCACATGTTACGTTTACGGCTACCGTCCAATCAATTAATAAGCTCTCAGCAACAAGCAAATGCCGCACCTGTCGCTGGGCCAGGAGCATTCCAAGGAATGCAGAGACAACAATTCATCAGACAACAATTGAGAGCTCAACATGGAGCTCCAAATATCAATCCACAACAAGGAATGTTTGCTtcgcaacagcagcaacaacaaccgCAACAACAAGGAATTTACACTGGAATGCAACAgg GAATGAATCAAAATTATGCAGGATATGGGGGTCAACAAATGATgccacaacaacaacaacagcagcagcaacaacagcaagcGCCTCAACAAgcgcagcaacaacaacagttgttacagcagcagcagcagcaacaaggTTTAATGAATCAACAACAGAACATGATGTTTTCTAATCAACAGCAAATGATGGGACCTCAAAGGGCGCAAGAGTATATACCACAACAACGTATGCAACCTGGAGCTACGAGGCCACCGTACCTTCAG GCTCCAAATGTTACAATGAATACAATGGGTCCAATGGGAGGTGGAGTTCAAAGTCAACCAGCACCACCATATCGGCAAGCCAGCGGAAAACCTGGTACAGTTGGTGTAACGGGAGTAGGCACTACTAACGTCGGCTTACAACAAAATCAACAATTCCAACAG CAACAGGCGATAAACCAACAACGTATGAGACAACAAATGCTTGCGatgcagcaacaacaacaacaggcacagcagcaacagcaagcacagcaacaacaacaacaacaaggtAATGCCGGTGGACAACAGCCAACTCCACAATTAGTGACGCATTTACAACGGCACTTGAGTCAACCACCGCAACACTATCAGCATCAACCGCCACCCTATTAG